The window CAACTCAAGCAGAACATTTATCGCAACAATCAAATTTTACTCCGTTCAGGTGTTGTGCTGACCCGCGCATACATCGAAAAACTACGCGAGCTTGGCTATGTTTCTGTTCGCGTTGATGAACCGGAGAGCAGCGACATCATTCCCAACGACACCATTTCGCCAGAGCTACATCAGCGCGGTGTCGAAACGGTTACTCGGATATTTCAGGCGGTGAAAGACTCCAACCAAAGCCGCTCACTGATTACCAATCCAAAATTTTACCAAGATATTCTCGGGTATATTGACCTTCTGCTTAAAGAGCTGAGCCGTACGGCAACTGGACTTGTTTGCCTTGGCTCTTTGAAAGCGCATTCCAGCTATACGTTTCAACACTCAATCGACGTCGCTGTCGTAGCGTTAGTTTTTGGCCGCCGCTTTGGACTCTGGGGCGATCACTTAGAGTCGCTTGGATTGGGAGCCATTCTGCATGATATGGGGAAAATGTTTATTCCTGATTCGATTTTAGAGAAGCCTGCAAAGCTTACGGCAGAAGAGTTTGAAGTCATCAAAACCCACCCACAACACGGGCACGATGTCATTGTTGTGAATGAAAAGTTTAAGCACCGTACGCGCATAACAAACATAGTGCTGCACCACCATGAGCGGCATAGCGGTGGCGGATACCCCGCAGGATTACAGGGGGAGGATCGTGAGTGGGATCCTACGAATTCGCGTCAACTTGTCCGTGGCATCCATCCCCTTACCCAGATGGTTACACTGTGTGATGTGTTTGATGCTTTGACGAGTTATCGCCCTTACCGTTCGGCAATGACCATCCCGGAAGCCCTTGCCCTGATGGCCAACGAGATGGCGTCAACGTTTCACCCAGTGTATTTAGAAAAATTTATCCAAAGTATTAACCATTACCCCGTGGGGTCGAATATCCGTATTTCGCAAGGAAAATACAAAGGGTATATGGGAACGGTGAGCGGTTCTGAGCGCGAAGAGCGTAAAGATGGCCGAGTGCACTATGCTGGTACGGTACGTCTTTTTTATAATGGGGAAATGGAACGGATTGACCCTATTGAAGTGTCCATAGGCGAAGCGGAAGGATACTGACAATAAGAACCTTACTGCGGCAGTTTTCGCATCGCGAAGCAGTTGCATCGTATCGGCAAAAAGGATATGGTAAACGCTTGTGATTTGGCTACTGGAACATGTTGCTGCGGGAGTGAAACTTGATCCCAAAAAAAGAAAAAAAACGACTCTTTTTTTTTGAACTCATAGGGAGACTTGACTGGCTGTTAATATTTTTTATCGTATCGTTGTGCGGTTATGGTCTTTTGATGGTGCATACCTCGACCTACGATGCCATTACAAGCACTCCATCGCCACTTTTCTATAAACAGGCTATGTGGATTGGTATCGGCTTAGTAGCCATGTTTTTTATGGCTTTTATCGATTACCATTATTTAGTGAAATCCGCTTTCATCTGGTATTTGTTATTACTCGCTATTCTCGTTTTCGTTTTGCTGCACGGCAGTGTTGGTATGGGCGCTCAGCGTTGGATACGTATTGGTGGCATCGCCTTTCAGCCCAGCGAATTTGGTAAACTTGTGCTCGTCCTAGTGTTTGCGCGCTATTTTTCAGAGTATGCCCCCAAAGAAAACCTTGGATTAAAAGATATCTGGAAACCACTGCTCTTGCTGTCTGTTCCGGTAGTTATGATTGCTAAGCAACCCGATTTAGGTACCGCACTGGTGTTTGTATTTCTCTTTGTGATTATTACGTTTGTCAGTGGTATACGGATCAAACTCCTTATCAACACTATTGCGGTGGGAATTCTGTCCTTGCCTTTACTGTGGGCATCAATGCGCGATTACCAAAAACGACGTGTATTAAATTTTCTTGACCCAGAGTCAGATCCTTTTGGAGCTGGCTATCACGTTATTCAGTCAAAAATTGCGATTGGCTCAGGTGGCTTGTTTGGCAAAGGGCTCCTTGAAGGAACCCAAAGCCAACTGAGATTCTTGCCCGAACGTCACACCGACTTTATCTTTAGCGTCATGGCCGAAGAACTTGGCATGATAGGATGCTTAATCTTCTTCAGCCTTTTCTTTATGCTGGTGCTGCGCGGATTTGAAATCGCTCGCAGTGCCAAGGATAAAGAAGGATTTGTTCTTGCTGTAGGCATTTTATCAATATTCGTGCTCCACTCCTTTATTAACCTTGGTATGACAATGGGACTCCTCCCGGTTGTCGGTGTACCACTTCCATTTCTCTCCTATGGAGGATCGAGTATGGTCATGGTACTCGCTGGACTCGGTGTTGTTTTGAATATCCGTGTACGCAGGCTCCGCTTTAATTCAGAGAATGATGTTATTGTTCATTAGCGAACTGTAAAATTTGCGTGATAACTTCTGGTGTATAGACGTTTGCCAGTCCCCATACCTGTGCGGCATCAGAAATATTCGCCACAATGGTCGGGATTTCTGAAGCCGGAATTCCCGCATCAGCCAACCGAGTTGGTGCCCCAATTTTCTTGAACCATGCTTCTAACGATTGAACACCGCTCAGGGAATCATTCACGCCAAACACTTCACGTGCGAACCGCTGATACTGACTTTCCCACTGTGGTAAATGCCATTTCATCCATGCTGGAATGATAATAGCTAACCCAGCACCATGGGCAATGCGGTACAGTGCACTGAGGGAGTGCTCCAGAAGATGATTCGGGAAACTAAAGCCGCTGACCCCCGCCGTCGTTACTCCGTTCAATGCCAGTGTTGCCGTCCACATGAACTCGCTCCGCGCACCAAGGTGGTTGGGGTCGGCCATAATTGTATCAGTTGTTTCGATGACCGTTTTGATAATACTTTCGACAAGGCGATTTTGTAAATTACCACCTACCTCTTGCGTGAAATAGGCTTCAATAACATGTGCAATAGCATCAACTGCACTATAAGCCGTATAGTCAGCCGGAACACTACACGTTAGCGCGGGATTGAGTATCGAAACCGTCGGATAGCAATAAGGCGATGAAATCGCATATTTTTGTTGTTTCCGTTCGTTAAGAATCACACTATTGCCATTCATTTCGCTGCCAGTTGCCGCGATGGTCAGAATATCGAAAATGGGCAACGCGGAGCGGATAGGTGCGTTACCCAAGAAACAATCCCATAATTCGCCATCGAGTTTTGCCCCCACAGCAATCGCTTTCGCTTCATCAACCACTGAACCGCCACCGACTGCCAGCACGCTATCGACATGTTCACGACGGGCAAGGTCAACCCCTGCTTGCGTATGTGATAGGAGTGGGTTGGAAACAACACCGCCATGCTCAATAAAATCGACTCCATGGGCGGCTAAATTCTGCTGCACTCTGCTCAGTAATCCGCTGCGGCGAACAGACTCCTGCCCGTACACGAGAAGCGTTTTGCGGTGCCCACGCGACGCTAACTCTTTACCAATCTTCTCTTCTTTGCCTACACCGAAAATGATCTTTGTTGGATTATGAAAAACGAAGTCGTGTATCATACAGCCCTCCTGACAGTTTTATTACAAAATTACTATAACGAAGATCGCACGGTTTGCCAATCACGCACATCTGCTTATAGTGGTGTCGCATGAGCTAAATTGAGAAAAATACTTGAATTCGTCAGGTCGTTTCTGTAAGTTGTCGCATTCTTTTATAACGCAGTTTCGACGAGAAACCGCAACCGGAGGACTTCATGAAAAGTGATCGCATCAAAAAAGGGATCGAGCGGGCTCCACACCGTTCGCTTCTCTACGCCACCGGCCTCAAAAAGGACGCGATGGCACGTCCCTTCATCGGGATCGTTTCGAGCTTTACCGACCTGATACCAGGCCATGTCGGTATGCGCGACTTGGAGCGTTTTATTGAAAAGGGGGTCCACTCAGGTGGCGGCCAATCGTTTATTTTCAGCGTACCAGGTGTCTGCGACGGAATCTCGATGGGACACATCGGCATGCACTACTCCCTGTCAACGCGGGAACTGATTGCCGACATGATCGAATCGGTCACCATGGCACACGCCCTTGACGGCTTGGTTCTGTTGACCAACTGTGACAAAATCACCCCTGGCATGTTGATGGCAGCCGCTCGCCTGAATGTGCCGGCAATCGTGGTGACTGCCGGACCGATGATGACTGGCAACTACAAAAACATTCGCCGTGATTTTGTTACCGACACGTTCGAAGCGATGGGGCAATGCCAACAAGGAATTATTACCCGTGATGAACTCGACCATCTCGAAATGGCGGCCTGTCCGGGAAGTGGTTCCTGCCAAGGACTTTTCACCGCCAATACCATGGCGTGTGTCAGCGAAGCTATCGGCATGAGTTTGCCGTATGGCGGTACGGCACTGTGCGGTTTTGCTGAGAAAAAGCGAATTGCGCAGGATTCCGGTGAGCGGATTTGCGAGTTGGTTCGTCAGGACATCAAACCACGCGACATTATGACCCGCGAAGCCTTTGAAAATGCGATTCGCATTGATATGGCACTCGGCGGCTCAACCAATACAACCTTACACATCCCCGCAATTGCCTATGAATGTGGCATTGAACTCGGGATGGAAATTTTCGACGAAATCAGTCGTGTCACACCAAATATATCCAGTCTCAAACCAGCTGGAATCTATTATATGGAAGACTTCCATTTTGCTGGTGGCATCCCTGCTGCCATGCGCGAACTGGGCACCAGCGCCATGCACAACTGCCTGACAACGTCTGGGATGATGATTCACGACATTATGGCGCAAGCTATCAACTATAATCGTGATGTCATTCGCCCAACCGATAACCCGGTCAAAAAAGAGGGCGGCATCGCTGTACTGAAAGGAAACCTTGCGCCATTCGGCAGCGTCATTAAGCAGACAGCTGTTTCCGATGCCATGCGTTTATTTACCGGCAATGCACGGGTGTACAACTCGGAAGAAGCGGCTATGGCTGACATTATGGCGAAAAAAATCAATAAAGGTGACGTCATTGTCATCCGCTACGAAGGACCGAAGGGCGGGCCTGGCATGCGAGAAATGCTTGCTCCTACCGCCGCGATCATGGGGATGGGACTTGGCGAACATGTCTGCCTGATTACCGATGGACGCTTTAGTGGTGGCACACGCGGGCCATGTATCGGCCATGTATCACCAGAAGCCGCCGAAGGTGGCCCAATTGCTGCCGTGCAAGAAGGGGATACCATCATTCTTGATCTCGAAAAACGGAGTCTGCACCTTGACGTAACGCCAGAAGAGCTTGAGCGTCGCCTCGCAAACGTTACGCATCCAGAACCAAAAATTAAAACCGGCTGGTTGGCACGGTACGCGAAGTTAGTTACTTCGGCGAATACTGGCGCGATATTGAAAGCGTAATGGTAGTCTGCTTCTACCAGAGTAATACTTGGAGGATTTTTGTATGCAAATGACTGGTGCACAAATATTTGTCGAATGTTTACGTCAGGAAAAAGTTGATCTGTTTTTTGGCTATCCCGGTGGCGTACTGCTTGGTATTTACGATGAACTGTATAACTGCGATGTCAAACACATCCTGACCCGCCATGAGCAGGGAGCTGTTCACGCGGCGGATGGATATGCCCGCTCCACCGGTCGCGTTGGTGTTTGTCTTGCAACCTCTGGCCCAGGAGCGACCAACTTGGTGACTGGCATTGCCACCGCCTACATGGATTCTGTGCCAATGGTAGTTTTCACCGGCCAGGTTCCAACCAGCGCCATTGGTAATGATGCCTTCCAAGAGGTAGATATTGTCGGCATCACACGCCCCATCGTAAAGCACAGCTACCTCGTGAAAGACGTGCTTGACCTTGCCCGCACGATCAAAGAAGCCTTTCATATCGCGAGCACTGGCCGCCCTGGCCCGGTTCTGGTCGATATCCCCAAAGATGTAATCCATGCAAAATGTGACTTTGTATACCCAGATACCGTAAATATTGCCGGGTACAAGCCGAATACGACCGGTCACCCTGGTCAAATTAAAAAAGTTGTTGATTACGTGCGCGACGCACGCCGCCCGCTGCTCTACGTTGGCGGCGGTGTCAAAAGTGCGGATGCGAACGAAGAACTGCGTCAACTTGCGCATACACTGCGTATTCCTGTAACGGAAACTCTGATGGGGCTTGGCTCTATAGATGGATATGACGATTTAGCTATTGGCATGCTTGGCATGCACGGTTGCTATGCAGCGAACATGGCCGTGAGTGATTGCGATCTTATCATCTGTGTTGGCGCACGTTTTGACGACCGAGTAACGGGAAAACTGAGTGAGTTTGCCAAAGGGGCAAAAGTTATCCATTTTGATATTGATCCTTCATCGATATCCAAAAGTGTTTACGCACACCATCCGGTTGTAGGCGATATTAAAATTGTACTTGGTCAACTGCTCGAAGAATTACAGAAACACGATATTGAAGAACTGAAAAAAGGCCATGAAGAGTGGATTCGCCAAGTTGCCGAATGGAAAGAGCAGTTCCCGCTCAGCTACCAGCAGGATGGCGATGTGATTAAGCCGCAGTTCGTTCTTGAAACCCTTTCAAAAATGATCAAGGGTAAAAATGTGTTTGTTACCACAGAAGTTGGCCAGCATCAGATGTGGGCGGCGCAATTTATTCAATTTGAACATCCGCGGAAATTCATCACTTCCGGTGGTCTTGGAACCATGGGATACGGCTTTCCTGCGGCTATTGGTGCGGCATTTGCCAATCCTGACGCCATTGTCATTGACGTTGCGGGCGATGGTTCCATTCAGATGAATATCCAAGAAATGATGATAGCTGTACAACATAAACGGAACGTAAAGATACTCATCCTGAATAACGGCTTCCTTGGTATGGTACGTCAGTGGCAGCAACTTTTCTTTGATCGTCGTTATTCGTCGACTGATATTGAAATGCAGCCTGACTTTGTCAAACTTGGCGAGGCGTATGGCGCCACGGGTCTACGAACGAATAAAATCGACGAAGTCGAAGGGATACTCAAAAAGATGCTGGAAACTCCAGGGCCGGTTATCGTCGATATCGTTACGGCACGCGAAGAAAACGTTATGCCAATGGTTCCTGCCGGAGCCAGCGTCCGCGATATGATTCTGACTGACTAATCACAATAAGGGAGTAAAATATGCGACATACCATAAGCATTATTGTAGAAAATCAATTTGGTGTTCTTTCGCGCGTAACAGGTCTTTTTAGTGGGCGCGGATACAATATTGAGAGCCTGACCGTTGCCCCGCAAGATGATAAAAACTTCAGCCGCATTACGATAGTCACTACTGGCGACGATGCCGTGGTGGAGCAAATCACGAAACAACTCCATAAGCTGATTAATACGCTGAAAGTCACCGATCTTACCAATGAAGATCATGTGGAGCGCGAGTTAATGTTGGTAAAGATAAGCTGTAACAGTACGGCGACGCGCAGTGAAATTTTGCAAATAATGGATATTTTCCGTGGCAAGACCGTCGATGTCGGCATGAAAAGTATTACTATCGAAGTGACTGGTGCTGAAGAGAAAGTGAATGCGTTTCTTGATATGGTTCGGCCATTTGGTATTAAGGAAATGGTACGTACTGGAAAAGTCGCTATGTTAAGAGGCCAAAAACCGGGCATTTAATCAAAATGCTCTGACTTAAACTCAATGGCCATCAGAAGCACATGCTGATTCTGATGGCTTTTTATTTCATCCAAACGCGCCTACTTTTCCAATATCTGAGGCTGTGGCTTACCAAGATAGTACCCTTGCACGTACTGTATTCCAAGTTTGCAGACGGCCTCAAACACTTCATTCGAATGGACAAACTCGGCTACGGTGTAAATTCCGAGCCTGCCAGCCATCAGCGCAATACTTTCTACTGCAGCGGCGTGTACTGGGTTGGTGTGGACATCGCGGATAAGTGAACCGTCGATTTTAATGCACTCTGGTTGAATCCCAAGGATGTGGTCAAAGTTAGAAAAACCACTACCAAAATCATCAATAGCGATAGTGGCGCCATGTGAACGAACGGCCTGTGCGAATGTTTCCAATATGGCTCGGTCGCGCATCTGTTCACTTTCCACCAGCTCGATGATTATCTGACCGGCGGAAGGGGCAAAGAGGCGAAGAGACTCCAGAATATATTCGCGCTGTGGTTCATCAAGAATATCTTCATAATCAAGATTGATGGCAAAGCGATGCGTTGTGCCGCGAAAGTGCTCGAATACAGCATCTATCAGGCTGCGAGAAAGCGGTAGGTAGGCGCGATACCGTTTAGCGATATCTAAAAAGCGGTTCGGCGCAAGAATTCCTTCTGACGGGTCATCGATACGCATTAAACACTCATAATGACTGATCTGCAAGCTTTCCGTGTGAAAAATGGGTTGCAGCCATGGGACAATGCGGTGGTCGCGTATGCCGTCACGAATCAAACGCATGGCGGTCAGTACGGTGGTCTCATCCTGCTTATTATAGCTACTGGTCAATATATCCAAGTTGATGTCGATAATTTTCTCAGCCGCATCCATCAGATCAAGCCGCCCTTCATGCGTCAACAGGTAGCGAACATAACGGCGCACGTAACTCATGCCGACGTTTACATAATGAGTTGGCAGGCCAATGCGGACATGGGCATCGCTGATTCCATCAAGATACCCCGCGTATCCATCATCGTACCGCCCATCAAACAGAGCAACAAACCATTCACCCATTTTGCTGTGGTGGGTAGAAACCTGTGACTCGTTTTCAATAAAGGCACGTGCATGGGCAAAGGTGAAGATGAACTCATGGAAGGTTTGCGAAAATCGGTCGCGATGAAGATATGCCAAGGCGCGTAGCTCTTCTAACGATGCTTGTTCGGTCTGGCTGAAGTTATAATGTTCGAAGGTATCATGCATGCTTCTCATTGGCTTTATCTCACTTTCTTGCACGTTCGCCAGATGAATTGTAATGTTTCGTTTGCTGTTGACAGTGGATACACGTGATGGCTTCCCCTTCAGCACTTACGCAGGAAATACAATTGCGCCCAGCATTCTTTGATGCATAAAGGGCATCGTCTGCACGCGCCACAAAGCTCGCTTCGCTATCATCGACCTTCCATGCAGTGACGCCGAAGCTGCACGTTACCGTGCCAACCTCAGGAAAATTCGTATTTTCAATTTTGACACGGAGCTTTTCCGCTGCAATACACGCAGCGTCGCAGTTGTCATCGCGTAGGAGAAGAACAAATTCTTCGCCACCCCACCGAGCGATAAAGTCGGTTGAACGTACCGTTGACTGTATCAGTGTCGCAAGGTTTTTCAACACCGTGTCGCCAATATTATGCCCGTGGGTATCGTTAATGGCTTTAAAGTGATCAGCATCTATCATAATCAACGCCATTGGCTTACCTGAACGGCGCTTGCGCTCTGCTTCTTCGTGTAGCACTTTTGTAAAATACAGGCGGTTATTGAGTCCGGTAAGCGGATCAGTCGAAGCGAGAATGTCTTTTTCTTTCAATAGCTTTTGTACGGTCTCTAAAAGCTGATTAAAGCTGGCAGAAATGCGTTTTATTTCGTCGGGAAAATGTTTAAGGGGTATGCGTTGCTGAAAATTACAGTTGTTCGTAATAGATTCGATGGTACGTGTCGCCCGGCTAATCGCCCGCAACAGTGTTATCGTTGCCGAAACGGCTAATAAGAGGGCAAGTGTACCGGCACCCAGAATCGTTATGGTGCGCCACCGCATAGAGCTGCGGAATGATTCAAGCTCTTGCTTAATTAACACTCGAATAGTTACTAACGATTTATCTTCCAATGCCTTGAGTTGATCAATAGCGCGAGATGCTTGCTGCCACCACGTTTCAACGGTGAGGTTAGTTGGAAATTGTCCCGATTGGGTAAGTTGCAAGATAATATCGGCGATAATATTTAAGTCACTTTCAGCCGTTGAAGCATGAAAAAATGAAGCCAGTTCCGGAGTGCTTTTCAGTAGAAACTTACGCATTTCCTCGTCATGAAGGCTTTTTAAACGAATGAGGTTGTTCATTACAGAAACATCGGTAATCTGACGTTCAAGAAAATACCCGAGCAAAGCACGGATCTGCCCAAGGTATTCTTTGGCGGAAATTAGATGAATATGAGCGTACATATCCGTTTTGGCGATTGCAGTACTTGGCTCACTGCCAAGCGTATCCATTTCATCAATAAGCTGTTGCAATAAAAGGCTATATTCTCCATACACCACAAGAAGTTCAGAATTATCCAACACCTTAGTGCGAATCTGCCCTAGCGATTGCCGAACAGTAGTGCTGTTCCCATACTCTTGGGAAATGGCTCTGAGCGCCACATCACTGGCGTTTATCTGGGCTTTGTAAGTAGAAAGCGTTCTAGAGCCCTTGACCAAAGCACTTTTGCCACGTTCTTTCTGGATTTCATGTACCGCATTAGAGAGAAGTGTGATGATTTGAATATTGCGGGCAACATGTTCTACTGGACGGGCTTGGGCGCGGTAATCGCTATACTGCAACCAAAGGGCGAATAGTGTCCCTGAAAGAGCCATGAAGCCGAGAAGAATAATTTTGTGCCGTAGCGGCATAGAGCTTTCCTTACCTGACAAGTGTATAACGAACGTATGGCTTCCTTCACTTTAGAGCGAAAGAGTATAGAAAACTATCTATACATGAAAAACTACCTTGAGTGGCGAAAAATTGCAAGCGGCTCTATGTGAAAGGATCAGAATAGTGCTTGATTTTAGAAGATCCAGTTTGTGCTGGGATAATTCATAAAAACGGTAACACTTTGCCATCCCATATTATCGTCTCATTCTCCATTAATAATTTTTTAAATATCGCAATTCGCCATAACTATCAACATTTCGCATAGTTAGGAAATTGCATTTGTGTCTATTTGTTTCGAACGTACACTATGCGACGCGTGATTGTTACATTAAGCGGCAAAAAACATTGCTACCCCATTCCGATGTTGCTATAAGCATCGGTGAGATATTCAATTATGAAAGTACATCTGAGTAACGCTATTTGCAATTAATTACTGTGTCCTATTACTAGGAGATTACTATGCACAGAAAACCTTTACCTATGCGAATTCTTGTCGTTGATGATGATGAAACCTTGCGCGTCAACCTCACCACGATCCTTACTCTTGAAGGTTATAGTGTGGCGACTGCTGAAAACGGTCAGCGTGGAATTGAGCGCGTAACCAAGGAAAAATTTGATCTCATTATCACTGATATTTCTATGCCAAAACTAGGAGGTGTACAAATGATAGACAGTATTCGCAAGCGCAGCTTTCTGAATGCTAATACGCCTATTATAGTCTTTAGTGGCACTATTAATATGGATGTGGCACACGGGATTAAAGGGAAGATCAATAAAGCATTTTGCAAGCCTGTCGAATCTATCACAGTACTGAACTATATACGGCTTAACTTAGACCCTAATTTTTACAATTCTTCAGATTGCGGTTAACACCCATCAAACGAAAGATACTTTACTTTCGTTATTCCAGCGACGCAGGAACAAGCCATGGACGACACTCTCGTTTCTCCGCCACAGGATGTATTTTTACGCATTTTCCGTTTATCTCGGAGTATTACACTGCT of the Chrysiogenes arsenatis DSM 11915 genome contains:
- the ilvN gene encoding acetolactate synthase small subunit, giving the protein MRHTISIIVENQFGVLSRVTGLFSGRGYNIESLTVAPQDDKNFSRITIVTTGDDAVVEQITKQLHKLINTLKVTDLTNEDHVERELMLVKISCNSTATRSEILQIMDIFRGKTVDVGMKSITIEVTGAEEKVNAFLDMVRPFGIKEMVRTGKVAMLRGQKPGI
- a CDS encoding HD-GYP domain-containing protein, producing QLKQNIYRNNQILLRSGVVLTRAYIEKLRELGYVSVRVDEPESSDIIPNDTISPELHQRGVETVTRIFQAVKDSNQSRSLITNPKFYQDILGYIDLLLKELSRTATGLVCLGSLKAHSSYTFQHSIDVAVVALVFGRRFGLWGDHLESLGLGAILHDMGKMFIPDSILEKPAKLTAEEFEVIKTHPQHGHDVIVVNEKFKHRTRITNIVLHHHERHSGGGYPAGLQGEDREWDPTNSRQLVRGIHPLTQMVTLCDVFDALTSYRPYRSAMTIPEALALMANEMASTFHPVYLEKFIQSINHYPVGSNIRISQGKYKGYMGTVSGSEREERKDGRVHYAGTVRLFYNGEMERIDPIEVSIGEAEGY
- a CDS encoding iron-containing alcohol dehydrogenase, with translation MIHDFVFHNPTKIIFGVGKEEKIGKELASRGHRKTLLVYGQESVRRSGLLSRVQQNLAAHGVDFIEHGGVVSNPLLSHTQAGVDLARREHVDSVLAVGGGSVVDEAKAIAVGAKLDGELWDCFLGNAPIRSALPIFDILTIAATGSEMNGNSVILNERKQQKYAISSPYCYPTVSILNPALTCSVPADYTAYSAVDAIAHVIEAYFTQEVGGNLQNRLVESIIKTVIETTDTIMADPNHLGARSEFMWTATLALNGVTTAGVSGFSFPNHLLEHSLSALYRIAHGAGLAIIIPAWMKWHLPQWESQYQRFAREVFGVNDSLSGVQSLEAWFKKIGAPTRLADAGIPASEIPTIVANISDAAQVWGLANVYTPEVITQILQFANEQ
- the ilvB gene encoding biosynthetic-type acetolactate synthase large subunit encodes the protein MQMTGAQIFVECLRQEKVDLFFGYPGGVLLGIYDELYNCDVKHILTRHEQGAVHAADGYARSTGRVGVCLATSGPGATNLVTGIATAYMDSVPMVVFTGQVPTSAIGNDAFQEVDIVGITRPIVKHSYLVKDVLDLARTIKEAFHIASTGRPGPVLVDIPKDVIHAKCDFVYPDTVNIAGYKPNTTGHPGQIKKVVDYVRDARRPLLYVGGGVKSADANEELRQLAHTLRIPVTETLMGLGSIDGYDDLAIGMLGMHGCYAANMAVSDCDLIICVGARFDDRVTGKLSEFAKGAKVIHFDIDPSSISKSVYAHHPVVGDIKIVLGQLLEELQKHDIEELKKGHEEWIRQVAEWKEQFPLSYQQDGDVIKPQFVLETLSKMIKGKNVFVTTEVGQHQMWAAQFIQFEHPRKFITSGGLGTMGYGFPAAIGAAFANPDAIVIDVAGDGSIQMNIQEMMIAVQHKRNVKILILNNGFLGMVRQWQQLFFDRRYSSTDIEMQPDFVKLGEAYGATGLRTNKIDEVEGILKKMLETPGPVIVDIVTAREENVMPMVPAGASVRDMILTD
- the ilvD gene encoding dihydroxy-acid dehydratase yields the protein MKSDRIKKGIERAPHRSLLYATGLKKDAMARPFIGIVSSFTDLIPGHVGMRDLERFIEKGVHSGGGQSFIFSVPGVCDGISMGHIGMHYSLSTRELIADMIESVTMAHALDGLVLLTNCDKITPGMLMAAARLNVPAIVVTAGPMMTGNYKNIRRDFVTDTFEAMGQCQQGIITRDELDHLEMAACPGSGSCQGLFTANTMACVSEAIGMSLPYGGTALCGFAEKKRIAQDSGERICELVRQDIKPRDIMTREAFENAIRIDMALGGSTNTTLHIPAIAYECGIELGMEIFDEISRVTPNISSLKPAGIYYMEDFHFAGGIPAAMRELGTSAMHNCLTTSGMMIHDIMAQAINYNRDVIRPTDNPVKKEGGIAVLKGNLAPFGSVIKQTAVSDAMRLFTGNARVYNSEEAAMADIMAKKINKGDVIVIRYEGPKGGPGMREMLAPTAAIMGMGLGEHVCLITDGRFSGGTRGPCIGHVSPEAAEGGPIAAVQEGDTIILDLEKRSLHLDVTPEELERRLANVTHPEPKIKTGWLARYAKLVTSANTGAILKA
- the rodA gene encoding rod shape-determining protein RodA — translated: MIPKKEKKRLFFFELIGRLDWLLIFFIVSLCGYGLLMVHTSTYDAITSTPSPLFYKQAMWIGIGLVAMFFMAFIDYHYLVKSAFIWYLLLLAILVFVLLHGSVGMGAQRWIRIGGIAFQPSEFGKLVLVLVFARYFSEYAPKENLGLKDIWKPLLLLSVPVVMIAKQPDLGTALVFVFLFVIITFVSGIRIKLLINTIAVGILSLPLLWASMRDYQKRRVLNFLDPESDPFGAGYHVIQSKIAIGSGGLFGKGLLEGTQSQLRFLPERHTDFIFSVMAEELGMIGCLIFFSLFFMLVLRGFEIARSAKDKEGFVLAVGILSIFVLHSFINLGMTMGLLPVVGVPLPFLSYGGSSMVMVLAGLGVVLNIRVRRLRFNSENDVIVH
- a CDS encoding diguanylate cyclase, whose protein sequence is MPLRHKIILLGFMALSGTLFALWLQYSDYRAQARPVEHVARNIQIITLLSNAVHEIQKERGKSALVKGSRTLSTYKAQINASDVALRAISQEYGNSTTVRQSLGQIRTKVLDNSELLVVYGEYSLLLQQLIDEMDTLGSEPSTAIAKTDMYAHIHLISAKEYLGQIRALLGYFLERQITDVSVMNNLIRLKSLHDEEMRKFLLKSTPELASFFHASTAESDLNIIADIILQLTQSGQFPTNLTVETWWQQASRAIDQLKALEDKSLVTIRVLIKQELESFRSSMRWRTITILGAGTLALLLAVSATITLLRAISRATRTIESITNNCNFQQRIPLKHFPDEIKRISASFNQLLETVQKLLKEKDILASTDPLTGLNNRLYFTKVLHEEAERKRRSGKPMALIMIDADHFKAINDTHGHNIGDTVLKNLATLIQSTVRSTDFIARWGGEEFVLLLRDDNCDAACIAAEKLRVKIENTNFPEVGTVTCSFGVTAWKVDDSEASFVARADDALYASKNAGRNCISCVSAEGEAITCIHCQQQTKHYNSSGERARK
- a CDS encoding response regulator, whose protein sequence is MHRKPLPMRILVVDDDETLRVNLTTILTLEGYSVATAENGQRGIERVTKEKFDLIITDISMPKLGGVQMIDSIRKRSFLNANTPIIVFSGTINMDVAHGIKGKINKAFCKPVESITVLNYIRLNLDPNFYNSSDCG
- a CDS encoding EAL domain-containing protein gives rise to the protein MHDTFEHYNFSQTEQASLEELRALAYLHRDRFSQTFHEFIFTFAHARAFIENESQVSTHHSKMGEWFVALFDGRYDDGYAGYLDGISDAHVRIGLPTHYVNVGMSYVRRYVRYLLTHEGRLDLMDAAEKIIDINLDILTSSYNKQDETTVLTAMRLIRDGIRDHRIVPWLQPIFHTESLQISHYECLMRIDDPSEGILAPNRFLDIAKRYRAYLPLSRSLIDAVFEHFRGTTHRFAINLDYEDILDEPQREYILESLRLFAPSAGQIIIELVESEQMRDRAILETFAQAVRSHGATIAIDDFGSGFSNFDHILGIQPECIKIDGSLIRDVHTNPVHAAAVESIALMAGRLGIYTVAEFVHSNEVFEAVCKLGIQYVQGYYLGKPQPQILEK